In Asterias rubens chromosome 15, eAstRub1.3, whole genome shotgun sequence, a genomic segment contains:
- the LOC117299826 gene encoding uncharacterized protein LOC117299826: MYPSDGRGWSFEDDEEVVGAMGCHLTWTDLHGIDKSTLGRERQLIEGMEIDFNGRPSHWLSVCNLLGFIYYSLWLVQEAEEKFTEVIAKDGSNMNALGNLIIIYKSQSRMKQYRETLGILRILVARRDALNMARSYSDRAFALRFFQEHRRNFTYLPFTRKAVETGKELGTPEEAEWLFAHGLALHRRFMQMLNSGAAVQGHSEVGFREVVECLFQVTKIEGASPDFKTMPWVFIGALLSLFPGKILADVVQDDSSFLSAVDCFDRALKLQPEDPEVLARVGAQYVELKMFDQASDILNKSLSIKESLLAFRHRAILSIKMYEDENVRTQLPEAELDGLLQKALSDLIHAIELKETNAALSDEGYIYFLMRQPKKALQCFSMATKCDHLEDNFDPSVTHERWAKCLSTLGEEEGALMQLRKMETAKMKLREQASVLEEAWRHRHGLNCQGFECDLARFDFCTEDRHGYVNVFGTSRVPISVRYFARNRGSFRYDFFVSFAHIDNKWTVALVKRLESEFGVRGNIRYRDYHLGAAISDNIADSVANSYRTLIIMTPDSLRDQWCRYEVQRAHMTNLQRRCAVPIMLRMCQVPRELEHLTFIKCQKGQFRTEDWHRLGLSLCQHVDQSHSDWPEGYHL; this comes from the exons ATGTATCCCTCCGACGGCAGAGGGTGGTCTTTTGAGGACGATGAAGAGGTGGTTGGAGCCATGGGGTGTCACCTCACATGGACGGACCTCCACGGGATCGACAAGAGTACTCTAGGACGGGAGAGGCAACTCATCGAGGGGATGGAGATTGACTTCAACGGCAGGCCCTCCCACTGGCTCTCAGTCTGCAACCTCCTGGGCTTTATCTACTATTCACTCTGGCTGGTCCAAGAGGCTGAGGAGAAGTTCACTGAGGTCATCGCCAAGGATGGGAGTAACATGAATGCTCTGGGTAACCTCATCATCATCTATAAGAGCCAGTCTCGGATGAAACAGTACCGGGAAACTCTCGGGATCCTTCGGATACTAGTCGCCAGGCGAGACGCGCTTAACATGGCCCGTTCGTACTCCGACCGGGCTTTCGCTCTACGATTCTTCCAGGAACACCGGAGGAATTTCACGTATTTACCGTTCACCCGCAAAGCAGTGGAGACTGGCAAGGAGCTAGGCACCCCGGAGGAGGCAGAGTGGTTATTCGCCCACGGACTGGCGTTGCATCGGCGCTTCATGCAGATGCTCAACAGCGGGGCAGCCGTGCAGGGGCACTCAGAAGTGGGATTCCGCGAGGTTGTCGAGTGCCTGTTCCAGGTGACTAAGATCGAAGGTGCGAGCCCGGACTTCAAAACAATGCCCTGGGTCTTCATAGGCGCCCTCCTCTCGTTGTTCCCCGGTAAGATCTTGGCTGATGTTGTTCAGGATGACTCGAGCTTCCTGTCTGCCGTTGACTGTTTCGACAGAGCTCTCAAGCTTCAACCCGAAGACCCTGAAGTACTTGCCAGAGTTGGTGCCCAGTACGTAGAGCTGAAAATGTTTGACCAGGCCTCTGACATTCTTAACAAAAGCCTGTCGATTAAAGAGTCCTTGCTTGCGTTCAGACATCGGGCTATTCTGTCTATCAAAATGTATGAAGACGAGAATGTGCGGACCCAATTGCCAGAAGCTGAGCTGGACGGACTGCTTCAAAAGGCACTCTCTGATCTCATACACGCAATAGAGTTGAAGGAAACCAACGCAGCGCTATCTGATGAAGGGTACATCTACTTTCTCATGAGACAACCAAAAAAAGCTCTCCAATGTTTCAGCATGGCGACCAAATGCGATCACCTGGAGGATAATTTTGACCCGTCGGTCACCCATGAACGCTGGGCTAAATGTCTGAGCACTCTAGGCGAGGAGGAAGGCGCTCTCATGCAGCTCAGGAAGATGGAGACTGCCAAGATGAAACTACGGGAGCAAGCCTCAGTACTGGAGGAAGCCTGGCGACACCGACACGGCCTCAACTGCCAGGGCTTCGAGTGTGACCTCGCCCGGTTTGACTTCTGCACCGAGGATCGCCACGGCTATGTGAACGTCTTCGGAACGTCCCGAGTGCCGATTTCGGTTCGCTACTTCGCCCGGAATCGAGGCTCGTTCAGGTACGACTTCTTCGTCAGCTTTGCTCACATCGACAATAAGTGGACAGTGGCGCTCGTCAAGAGACTGGAAAGCGAGTTCGGTGTTCGTGGAAACATCAGGTACCGGGACTACCACCTCGGTGCTGCTATCTCAGATAACATAGCAGATTCAGTGGCTAATTCCTACCGTACACTAATCATCATGACACCGGACTCACTCAGGGACCAGTGGTGCAGATACGAG GTTCAGCGAGCCCACATGACCAATCTGCAGAGGCGTTGTGCCGTGCCGATCATGCTGCGCATGTGCCAGGTACCACGTGAGCTGGAGCACCTGACTTTCATCAAATGCCAGAAAGGACAGTTTCGAACAGAGGACTGGCATAGACTTGGACTGAGCCTTTGCCAGCATGTGGACCAGTCTCACTCCGATTGGCCAGAGGGTTACCATTTATAA